CCCGACGTATCGCCTTCGCCGGCGACACGCTCGACGACATCCAGACGGCCGTCAACGCCGACGACGAGGACGACGACCGGGTGTACTACGGCATCGGCGTGCTGACCGGCGGGCTCACCGGCGAGGACGGCCGGCGGACCTACGCCAGTGCGGGCGCCAGCGCCGTCGTCGAGAGCGTCGAGGACCTGCCCGGCCTGCTGGAGTGAGCGGCGAGCAGTAGCGTCACTGGCGGCGACGCCACTGACAGACGTTGTACGTTCGGCCGTAGCGCGGCCGCTCGGGAATGTTAGAGAGACGGTTTAGGACAGACCGCGTACCCGTACGTGTAGCCACGTTCGGGCTGAAAGGTGCCGTCTGACCGTGCCGCCTACCAGAACAACGCCAGTGTCCGTACAAAAGGCCTCCGGTACCCGAGTGTGACAGCGACCGACTGACACCCGTCGCACACGGACATTGATATCTGCCCGCGTGGTAGAATTTGTCATGATTCGGAACCGAGACGCGTTCCCCGAGACCGCGCCACACGCGACCGCGCTGGCCTGCGTCGAAGCGGGTATCGAGGCCGCGCATCCGGAGCGCGTCGTCCGTGCGGCCCTCCGGTTCGACGGCGAGGCGCTCGCGGTCGGAGACGAGCGCTACGACCGCAGCGCGTACAGTTCAGTGCTGGTCCTCGGCGGCGGCAACGCGGCCGCACACGTCGCCGTGACAGTCGAAGACGTCCTCGGCGACGCCCTCGACGGCGGCGTCGTCGTCACCGACGACCCGCAGCCGACCGACGCCGTTGACGTGCTGCCGGCGGACCATCCGATTCCCAGCGAACGGGGCGTCGAGTCGACGAGCGAACTGCTCGAACGGGCGCGAGCAGTGGACGAGGGGACGCTCGTCGTCGCCGTCATCACGGGTGGCGGGAGCGCATGCATGGTGGCCCCGGCGGCGGGTATCAGCCTCGACGACGTGCAAGCGACGACCGACGCCCTGCTCGACAGCGGGGCCGATATCCACGAGATAAACGCGGTCCGGAAACACCTCTCGGCCATCAAGGGCGGCCGACTGGCACGGGCGCTCGCCCCGGCACGCGTCTCGGCGCTCGTTCTCAGCGACGTCGTCGGTGACGACCTCGACGTCGTCGCCAGCGGGCCGCTCGTCGCCGACACCACGACGTACGAGGACGCACTCGACGTGGTCGAGCGCTACGACCTCTCGGTTCCCGAGAGCGTCGGCGAGCGACTGGCGGCGGGTGCGAGGGGCGAGACCGAGGAGACGCCCGGTCCGGACGATCCCGCGTTCGAGCGCGTCAGCACGCACCTCGTCGGCACCAACATGACCGCGCTGGCGGCCGCTCGCGACGTCGCGACCGACCGAGGGTACGAGACGCTCGTGCTCTCCTCGCGGATTCGGGGCGAGGCGCGCGACGCCGCGCTGGCCCACGCCGCCGTCGCCGAGGAGGTGGTCGAGACGGGCAACCCCATCGAGCCGCCGGCAGTCGTGCTCTCGGGCGGGGAGACGACCGTCACCGTCGCCGGCGAGGGGCGGGGCGGTCCGAACCAGGAGTTCGCCCTCGCCGCCGCGCTGGACCTGCCGTCGGCGGCGGGGCTGGCAGCGGTCG
The Halomicroarcula saliterrae genome window above contains:
- a CDS encoding glycerate kinase type-2 family protein translates to MIRNRDAFPETAPHATALACVEAGIEAAHPERVVRAALRFDGEALAVGDERYDRSAYSSVLVLGGGNAAAHVAVTVEDVLGDALDGGVVVTDDPQPTDAVDVLPADHPIPSERGVESTSELLERARAVDEGTLVVAVITGGGSACMVAPAAGISLDDVQATTDALLDSGADIHEINAVRKHLSAIKGGRLARALAPARVSALVLSDVVGDDLDVVASGPLVADTTTYEDALDVVERYDLSVPESVGERLAAGARGETEETPGPDDPAFERVSTHLVGTNMTALAAARDVATDRGYETLVLSSRIRGEARDAALAHAAVAEEVVETGNPIEPPAVVLSGGETTVTVAGEGRGGPNQEFALAAALDLPSAAGLAAVDTDGIDGNTDAAGALVDGDTVTDRGVAEQALDANDANAYLAERDALLETGPTGTNVNDLRVLVVEPSE